The Bemisia tabaci chromosome 5, PGI_BMITA_v3 genome includes a window with the following:
- the LOC109042218 gene encoding uncharacterized protein has product MEENPNLENFKSQVDSMLSALAQLNSIDKSVAFSLLKNCITSAQDQPSGSTSSCDTSKPAEGEAFNELGNPNSEGSSANESQPVPTNNIQTGSLTTEEIPDPGAESAKRNDSTPEPNKPENSKFVCENCLRNFSTLKELVVHAESYPKGPVACRTCTKEFYNVFIFNLHSKYDECKRYRRQIKDSLMKKCNYCQKVFYNAQHFDRHLSGHKRNNCPQCSALFTNRKHLESHMLEVHSTKLEKNFFECKFCFKKFSQKRSILKHYKLHHSKQCSVCTFCGKFFDSPHELDSHTLEHESKKWTCEPCKQTFVRHQQYLKHMSEHDKYFCITCNVGFSSRNKIADHVKLGHSIRGEEQIHQCKTCNNVFESKGKLLRHLKSHEEKGQYQCKTCKISFNKASSYKQHLSSSWHTNKKTPTSENPSLSCRVCLKTFPNKNQLLIHSQEIHGILQNISRCPFCNYKSKSKGNMRRHIDQHTQHRKYVCDQCGSSFYTYSCLKEHITCIHSSERNYSCEKCGMSFKLNSSLKRHMATHSEERTQKCHCGQAYKLVSNLKRHQLIAHGRVDSPKNFQRLTKNDYGEYVPVEPRRKVKTLPEIQVDKTFQLENDPIKNEVLLPMPPTDDSDPLSVNVNDCGLMQSVQVIYQNLDFPSTNDAKQSLLFTPSIDMAHLQLVENMLQAASVNDPLKQTQDIFVDPTAQTFQITDPDSFLTGDVTLHPPLEVSQIGNLDLTSHSGHLVPDVPVTHPSENHQTLIGSLSDYIIPHQFPFLNV; this is encoded by the exons GTGATACTTCAAAACCTGCGGAAGGAGAAGCCTTTAATGAACTTGGAAATCCAAATTCAGAAGGGAGTTCAGCTAATGAAAGCCAACCTGTGCCGACAAACAATATTCAAACCGGATCGCTAACTACGGAAGAAATCCCCGATCCAGGAGCTGAATCCGCAAAAAGGAATGATTCCACGCCTGAACCGAACAAAcctgaaaactcaaaatttgttTGCGAAAATTGTTTACGAAACTTTTCTACTCTGAAAGAGCTAGTTGTGCATGCGGAGTCTTATCCCAAAGGTCCAGTTGCTTGCAGAACATGCACAAAGGAGTTTTATAATGTATTTATCTTCAATCTACATTCTAAGTATGATGAATGTAAAAGGTATCGGCGGCAAATTAAAGATAGCTTaatgaaaaaatgcaattattGCCAGAAAGTCTTCTACAATGCTCAGCATTTTGATAGGCATTTGAGTGGGCACAAAAGAAACAACTGTCCTCAGTGCTCTGCTTTATTCACAAATAGGAAGCACCTTGAGAGTCACATGTTAGAAGTTCACAGCACCAAGCTTGAGAAGAATTTTTTCGAgtgcaaattttgcttcaaaaaattctctcaaaaaagaTCAATCCTCAAACATTATAAACTGCACCATTCTAAACAATGCTCTGTTTGTACTTTTTGCGGAAAGTTCTTTGATTCTCCCCATGAACTGGACTCCCACACCTTGGAGCATGAAAGTAAAAAGTGGACCTGCGAACCTTGTAAACAAACCTTTGTACGGCATCAACAGTATTTAAAACATATGAGT GAAcatgacaaatatttttgcaTCACCTGCAATGTAGGGTTCTCCTCTAGAAACAAGATTGCTGATCATGTCAAATTAGGTCATTCAATTCGCGGTGAAGAGCAGATACATCAGTGTAAGACATGCAACAATGTtttcgaatcaaaaggaaagttACTCCGTCACCTGAAGTCTCATGAAG AGAAGGGCCAGTACCAGTGTAAAACCTGCAAAATAAGTTTCAACAAAGCTAGCTCTTACAAACAGCACCTCAGCTCGAGCTGGCATACGAACAAAAAGACACCAACCTCAGAGAATCCCAGTCTCAGCTGTCGCGTGTGCCTGAAAACATTCCCCAACAAGAATCAACTCCTGATCCATTCTCAAGAAATCCATGGAATTCTCCAAAATATCTCAAGGTGCCCTTTCTGCAATTATAAAAGTAAGTCGAAAGGAAATATGCGCAGACACATCGATCAACATACGCAACATAGGAAGTACGTTTGTGATCAATGCGGGTCTAGTTTCTACACGTACTCTTGTTTGAAAGAGCACATAACTTGCATCCATTCATCAGAGAGGAATTACAGCTGCGAAAAATGTGGGATGTCTTTCAAACTGAACAGCAGCTTAAAAAGGCACATGGCCACACACAGTGAGGAAAGAACGCAGAAATGTCATTGCGGTCAAGCGTACAAATTGGTCTCAAACTTAAAGCGGCACCAATTGATTGCTCATGGCAGGGTGGACTCCCCAAAGAACTTCCAAAGACTGACGAAAAATGATTACGGAGAGTATGTACCAGTGGAACCCAGGAGGAAAGTTAAAACGCTCCCCGAAATCCAAGTTGATAAAACATTCCAATTAGAGAACGATCCTATTAAAAATGAGGTATTGCTACCGATGCCGCCAACAGATGACTCCGATCCTCTCAGTGTTAACGTCAACGATTGTGGACTAATGCAGTCGGTTCAAGTCATCTATCAGAACTTGGACTTCCCATCCACGAATGATGCAAAGCAATCTTTGCTTTTCACTCCGTCCATTGACATGGCACATTTACAGCTAGTCGAGAACATGCTTCAAGCTGCGTCTGTGAATGATCCATTAAAACAGACTCAAGACATATTTGTAGATCCAACTGCTCAGACTTTCCAGATAACAGATCCTGATTCTTTCTTAACTGGTGATGTCACACTGCATCCTCCATTGGAAGTGTCTCAGATAGGTAATTTAGACTTGACCAGTCACTCAGGTCACTTGGTTCCGGATGTTCCTGTTACCCACCCCTCCGAAAATCATCAAACTCTTATAGGTTCACTCAGTGATTATATAATACCGCATCAATTTCCATTCCTGAATGTTTAA